One part of the Dyadobacter sp. 676 genome encodes these proteins:
- a CDS encoding TonB-dependent receptor gives MKSNSTGSKQSLRSLLGIQMLLTLLFMQFSWAGNGAAQEMLNQRISISVENERIESVISRLEKSANVSFLYSREIIQSQRKISFEAENKTLSSVLDGILQPLGLKYEVSGNKIILKRQKNTSEVHPDASAEPVETRAAEIDISGTVTDNAGAGLPGVSILVKGTQTGTTTDADGKYKLSVSDNNAVLIFSFVGYVSQEITVGSKTVIDVQLLTDDRALEEVVVVGYGTQKKANLTGAVSTIDSKAIENRPTSNLATGMQGVTPGLVVTRQTGQPGRENINIQIRGATSANGNVNPLVLLDGVSVPISTMQTMNPNDVENISVLKDAAAAAIYGAQAAGGVILITTKKGKTGKVTFDYTGQQGIDWSLNVPKRMSLLDEALFSNLARANSGSAPEYTDEEIQRIRDGVPYVVNPADTSSYLYYNQEPIADQILRKYTSMSTHNLTARGGTEKLNFLLSGGYYNKQGVFKVGPDSYDRYNVRLNLGSQLTKHLTLDSRLSYTNDKARTASTEVNGSGLIYQVYRFRTRNPFFTPEGRYNTANNTYAILESGGYNENRRNYFDGVFTLTAANFIKGLQIRAIAGTQYRRGDREQFNRTVPLWSKSKVAGYVNQINSFAITDDVTKNTNLQALVNYDFTVGKDHNFGLFAGYQWEDFRTDTLFTAATNLVSNDLPTLNLGDDKTKSNRQIIATYAFQSVFGRFNYNYKNKYLIEATIRLDESSKLAPGYRRKVFPAVSAGWNLHQENWFATPLPFFSEFKLRGSWGRLGGALGTNIGYYDYVSQLTRGNNLVLGDSRTSYIYQGSIPSEALSWETIETTNGGIDIGLLQNRLQFSGDYYVKFNRNMLTPQQLPGVIGVGTPRKNNGELKSWGWETELRFRDKIGKDFNYSVAINFSDNNNKLINFSGRTVVGPGKNDLIEGYALNTIWGYQTAGYFNSADEVKEWAFQDNRTGPGDVKYIDRNGDKRLSIGKGTVADHGDLVLLGTTAPRYLFGVNLGASWKGFDFTAFFQGVGKRSYRSTAESVAPLLVTWKQAMGIHSDYWTPEHTDALFPRPYTGGTHNYLPSDKWTLDASYVRLKNIQFGYTIPSRITERIKMSRARVFFSGQDILTFSGLGKFQGYFDPETRDGVENDYPFFATASLGINVSF, from the coding sequence ATGAAATCGAACTCGACAGGTTCCAAACAATCCCTGCGCAGTTTACTGGGTATCCAGATGCTGCTCACGTTGCTGTTCATGCAATTCAGCTGGGCCGGAAACGGTGCAGCCCAGGAAATGCTCAACCAGCGCATTTCGATCTCGGTAGAAAACGAACGCATCGAATCGGTGATTTCAAGACTCGAAAAATCGGCGAATGTCAGCTTTCTATATAGCCGGGAAATTATTCAATCGCAACGAAAGATCAGTTTCGAGGCTGAGAACAAAACGTTGTCGTCGGTGCTCGACGGTATTTTGCAGCCACTCGGATTGAAATATGAGGTATCGGGCAACAAGATCATCCTCAAACGGCAAAAGAACACCTCCGAAGTACACCCTGACGCGTCGGCCGAACCTGTGGAAACCCGGGCCGCGGAGATCGATATCTCGGGGACCGTGACCGACAACGCGGGAGCGGGCCTGCCGGGCGTGAGCATTCTCGTGAAAGGTACCCAGACGGGCACCACCACCGATGCGGACGGCAAATATAAACTTTCCGTCTCGGACAATAACGCAGTGCTCATTTTCAGCTTTGTAGGGTATGTTTCGCAAGAAATAACGGTGGGGAGCAAAACGGTGATCGATGTGCAACTGCTGACGGACGACCGTGCATTGGAGGAAGTCGTGGTCGTCGGCTACGGCACGCAGAAAAAGGCCAATCTCACCGGTGCGGTATCGACCATCGATTCGAAAGCCATTGAAAACCGCCCCACCAGTAACCTGGCTACGGGTATGCAGGGCGTAACGCCCGGGCTGGTGGTGACCCGGCAGACCGGTCAGCCGGGCCGTGAAAATATCAATATCCAGATCCGCGGCGCGACTTCGGCCAACGGCAACGTGAACCCGCTCGTACTGCTCGACGGCGTTAGTGTGCCCATCAGCACGATGCAAACCATGAACCCGAACGACGTCGAGAACATCAGCGTACTGAAAGACGCGGCAGCGGCAGCCATTTACGGTGCGCAGGCCGCGGGCGGGGTTATTTTGATTACTACCAAAAAAGGGAAAACCGGTAAGGTTACGTTTGACTACACGGGTCAGCAGGGGATCGACTGGTCGCTGAATGTACCGAAACGGATGTCGTTGCTGGACGAGGCGCTGTTCTCGAATCTGGCCCGCGCCAATTCGGGCAGCGCTCCGGAATATACCGACGAGGAAATCCAGCGTATCCGCGACGGCGTTCCTTATGTGGTTAACCCGGCCGATACTTCTTCCTATTTGTATTACAATCAGGAACCGATAGCCGACCAGATCCTGCGTAAGTACACCTCCATGAGCACGCATAACCTGACTGCCCGCGGCGGAACGGAAAAGCTCAACTTCCTGCTTTCGGGAGGCTATTACAACAAACAGGGCGTTTTCAAGGTAGGCCCCGACAGTTACGACCGGTACAATGTGAGGCTGAACCTGGGTTCGCAACTGACGAAGCACCTGACGCTCGACAGCCGTTTGTCCTACACCAACGATAAGGCCAGGACTGCGTCGACGGAGGTGAATGGCAGCGGGTTGATTTACCAGGTTTACCGTTTCCGTACCAGAAATCCGTTTTTCACGCCGGAGGGCCGTTATAATACCGCCAACAACACGTATGCCATCCTCGAATCGGGCGGTTATAATGAAAACCGTAGAAATTACTTCGATGGGGTGTTTACGCTGACGGCCGCCAATTTTATCAAAGGTTTGCAAATCCGCGCCATTGCCGGAACGCAGTACCGCCGCGGCGACCGCGAGCAGTTTAACCGTACTGTGCCCCTTTGGAGCAAATCGAAGGTGGCCGGGTATGTGAACCAGATCAATTCGTTCGCCATTACCGACGACGTGACCAAGAATACCAACTTGCAGGCATTGGTCAATTATGACTTTACGGTGGGTAAGGACCATAATTTCGGTCTTTTCGCAGGTTACCAGTGGGAAGACTTCCGGACCGACACGTTGTTTACCGCCGCCACCAACCTCGTGAGCAACGATTTGCCTACATTGAACCTGGGCGACGACAAGACGAAAAGCAACCGGCAGATAATCGCGACGTATGCGTTCCAGTCGGTTTTTGGAAGATTTAATTACAACTACAAAAATAAATACCTTATCGAAGCCACCATTCGGTTGGACGAGAGCTCGAAACTGGCACCGGGTTACAGGAGAAAGGTCTTCCCGGCGGTGTCGGCAGGGTGGAACCTGCATCAGGAAAACTGGTTTGCCACCCCGCTGCCGTTTTTCTCTGAGTTCAAGCTGCGCGGGTCGTGGGGACGCCTCGGGGGCGCATTGGGTACCAACATCGGTTATTATGATTATGTGAGCCAACTTACTCGCGGGAACAACCTTGTGTTGGGCGATTCGCGCACCTCCTACATTTACCAGGGCTCTATTCCGTCGGAGGCGCTTTCGTGGGAAACCATCGAAACGACCAACGGTGGCATCGATATCGGTTTGCTGCAAAACCGTTTGCAATTCAGCGGCGATTACTATGTGAAGTTCAACCGCAACATGCTCACTCCGCAGCAGTTACCAGGAGTGATCGGCGTAGGCACGCCACGGAAGAACAACGGCGAACTGAAATCGTGGGGATGGGAAACCGAGCTGCGCTTCCGCGACAAGATCGGCAAGGATTTCAACTATTCCGTGGCCATTAATTTTTCCGATAATAATAATAAGCTCATCAATTTCTCGGGACGGACGGTTGTCGGACCCGGGAAAAACGACCTGATCGAGGGATATGCGCTGAATACGATCTGGGGCTATCAGACAGCCGGCTATTTCAACTCTGCCGACGAGGTAAAAGAATGGGCATTCCAGGATAACCGCACAGGGCCCGGCGATGTGAAATACATCGACCGTAATGGCGACAAGCGTCTTTCGATAGGCAAAGGAACCGTTGCAGACCATGGAGACCTCGTATTGCTCGGTACTACCGCGCCGCGTTACCTGTTCGGCGTGAACCTCGGCGCCAGCTGGAAGGGTTTCGACTTCACGGCATTCTTTCAGGGGGTAGGCAAGCGCAGTTACCGCTCAACGGCCGAATCGGTTGCCCCGCTACTGGTAACGTGGAAACAGGCTATGGGCATCCACAGTGATTACTGGACGCCCGAGCATACCGACGCGCTGTTCCCCAGACCATACACCGGCGGTACTCACAACTACCTGCCTTCCGACAAATGGACGCTGGATGCAAGCTATGTACGCCTGAAAAACATCCAGTTCGGATACACGATCCCCTCGCGCATTACCGAGCGCATAAAGATGTCGCGTGCACGCGTGTTTTTCTCCGGCCAGGATATCCTGACTTTCTCGGGATTGGGCAAGTTCCAGGGTTATTTCGACCCGGAAACACGTGATGGCGTGGAAAATGATTATCCATTCTTCGCCACCGCTTCGCTGGGTATTAACGTGTCGTTTTAA
- a CDS encoding FecR family protein, which translates to MGTLDHDLNTPEDFLQNEFFRNWVKYRPPESREFWEDLLNRYPEKRPAYEKAVAMLLVLYGRDAVQADDTTEAAGRLRELLRTEAGRNGPLPLWRWARWAAAAVLLIGLGFWWSKTWRPASTRSAGMNASGQDGWVIRENRSQPILLVNLPDGSSVLLSRGSTIRFGKEMNGAERNVYLDGEGFFEVVKNPSKPFLVHADKLTTRVLGTSFRVKSFPGRAEAEVVVKTGKVAVLTDDDQLEKPLTLYPNQRVSLIRGNGRLIRSITGPARAEATTAIETEPFDFRFMPVSEAFKTLETHYAVKIRFDGEKMSRCTVTASLKDEPFLEKIRLICLATEASFTLNGDEVTISGTGCP; encoded by the coding sequence ATGGGCACCCTGGATCACGATTTGAACACTCCGGAAGATTTTCTTCAGAATGAATTTTTCCGCAACTGGGTAAAGTACCGGCCGCCTGAAAGCCGGGAATTTTGGGAGGATTTGCTGAACCGTTATCCCGAAAAACGACCGGCCTACGAGAAAGCCGTGGCAATGCTGCTGGTATTGTACGGCCGCGATGCCGTGCAGGCGGACGACACCACCGAAGCGGCGGGCAGGCTGCGGGAATTACTACGCACGGAGGCCGGCAGGAACGGGCCATTGCCGCTGTGGCGCTGGGCACGATGGGCCGCCGCCGCGGTGCTGCTGATCGGGCTGGGCTTCTGGTGGAGCAAGACGTGGCGCCCGGCGAGCACGAGGAGCGCGGGTATGAATGCTTCCGGGCAGGACGGCTGGGTAATCCGCGAAAACCGATCACAGCCCATACTGTTGGTGAATTTGCCCGACGGCTCGTCGGTACTGCTGAGCAGAGGCAGCACCATTCGTTTCGGCAAGGAAATGAATGGTGCCGAGCGTAATGTGTACCTCGACGGCGAGGGGTTTTTCGAGGTAGTCAAAAATCCTTCAAAACCCTTTCTCGTCCACGCCGACAAGCTGACGACCCGGGTTTTGGGTACGAGTTTCCGCGTGAAGTCGTTTCCGGGCCGGGCCGAGGCGGAAGTGGTCGTCAAAACCGGCAAAGTGGCCGTTTTAACGGACGATGACCAGCTTGAAAAGCCGCTCACGCTTTATCCCAACCAGCGGGTCAGCCTCATCCGTGGGAATGGCAGGCTGATCCGCTCGATTACCGGTCCCGCGCGCGCCGAGGCCACTACGGCGATAGAGACGGAGCCGTTCGACTTCCGGTTTATGCCGGTATCGGAGGCATTCAAAACGTTGGAAACGCATTATGCGGTGAAAATCCGTTTCGACGGGGAGAAAATGAGCCGCTGCACCGTCACGGCATCGCTCAAAGACGAACCGTTTCTGGAAAAGATCCGGCTGATATGCCTGGCTACCGAGGCTTCGTTCACGCTGAATGGCGACGAAGTCACGATCTCCGGAACGGGCTGTCCTTAG
- a CDS encoding sigma-70 family RNA polymerase sigma factor yields MDRTTDDSALWLAYRNGDNEALGLIAERYYGALRRYGMKFLVGESIVDDCIQDVFLDLWQHRERISQTPSVKFYLFKAVRHAILGHMRYHQRFAGEESLDWDTSLPEQFNAESLLIEQETLNGLVAQMHLQMAALPRREREALFLRYYENMSVADISGLMGVNRQSVSNFLQKGITRIRARWFVTMVLNLFFF; encoded by the coding sequence TTGGACAGGACGACGGACGACAGCGCGCTTTGGCTGGCTTACCGTAATGGCGATAATGAGGCGTTGGGTCTGATCGCTGAGCGTTACTATGGCGCGTTGCGACGGTATGGGATGAAGTTTCTCGTCGGTGAAAGCATTGTCGATGACTGCATCCAGGACGTTTTCCTCGATCTCTGGCAGCACCGGGAGCGGATCAGCCAAACGCCGTCGGTCAAGTTTTACCTCTTCAAAGCCGTCAGGCACGCTATTCTCGGACATATGCGGTATCACCAGCGGTTCGCCGGCGAGGAATCGCTGGATTGGGATACTTCATTGCCCGAGCAATTCAACGCCGAATCGCTGCTGATCGAGCAAGAGACGTTGAATGGCCTCGTGGCGCAGATGCACCTGCAAATGGCGGCGCTGCCCAGGCGCGAGCGAGAGGCGCTGTTCCTGCGCTATTACGAAAACATGAGCGTGGCGGACATTTCCGGTCTGATGGGCGTCAACCGGCAGTCGGTCTCCAATTTCCTCCAAAAAGGCATTACCCGCATCCGCGCCAGGTGGTTTGTCACGATGGTACTAAACCTATTCTTTTTTTAA
- a CDS encoding 2'-5' RNA ligase family protein — protein sequence MQLASSRLCSYSLAIMPPPPIDEDVRGFKQGYRDAIGKSYGSANADGHISLDGFDAAETDYPLILAEYTRLITPLTPFQLNFSGFADFDRANFSAFYIKPTEESSNAIRERTQAIMKAFDKKFKKQYMQKWADESKNPHMSIGRRLTREWIALAYTLFTDYEAGFLCDSFAIRKYNEKRRQYDVIDTIPLLGRPAAGEQTSLF from the coding sequence ATGCAGCTAGCATCTTCGCGCCTTTGCTCGTATTCCCTCGCCATCATGCCTCCGCCGCCCATCGACGAGGATGTCCGTGGCTTCAAGCAAGGCTATCGCGACGCCATCGGCAAATCCTACGGCAGCGCCAACGCCGATGGCCACATTTCCCTCGACGGTTTCGACGCCGCTGAGACAGATTACCCTTTGATTCTGGCAGAGTACACAAGGTTAATCACTCCTTTAACGCCTTTTCAGCTCAATTTCTCCGGCTTTGCCGACTTCGACCGCGCCAACTTCTCGGCGTTCTACATTAAGCCCACCGAAGAATCGTCCAACGCCATCCGCGAGCGCACCCAGGCGATCATGAAGGCTTTCGATAAGAAATTCAAAAAGCAATACATGCAAAAATGGGCCGATGAGTCGAAGAACCCGCATATGTCCATCGGGCGCAGGCTTACGCGCGAGTGGATCGCGCTGGCTTATACGCTGTTTACCGACTACGAAGCGGGGTTTCTATGCGACTCGTTCGCGATCCGGAAATACAATGAAAAAAGGAGGCAGTACGATGTGATCGATACGATTCCTTTGCTGGGAAGACCTGCGGCAGGTGAGCAGACCAGTTTGTTTTAG
- a CDS encoding alpha-L-fucosidase, translating into MRSRILTFLLFLGLATATHAQQTTNKPDRVRWFQDLGFGMFIHWNVDVSLGTVISHSLAGASDDYVSRYIRELPTFFNPKKFDPDEWATLARLAGMKYVVFTTKHHAGFCMFDTKTTAFNVMNTPFKRDVTKEIIEAFRKQGIAIGLYFSPEDFLFFHQNGIPLGRLQDKRQFPTNNPRLMEYDKAQIRELLTNYGKIDIMFFDGPGDGLREYAWSLQPDLVITRDAMNTPEQNIPDKASPRPWEACYTMGTDWQYKPTNDPHKSGTEIINMLIEIRAKGGNFLLNVGPKPNGEIQIEQEALLREIALWNFANGEAIYAVKPLPVIRDKDIWFTQSNDEKAIYAFITKKRDDEWKYGQRREFLFPMIEGNASTKVEVLGYGSELVEYVNNFDASIRHAPTPLGLAVSAVNGQRFYTNRTWPNAVVLKISNAKFRVQEEKKTSKSGIDGAQ; encoded by the coding sequence ATGCGCTCACGAATTTTAACTTTCCTCCTATTCCTCGGTCTCGCCACCGCCACCCACGCCCAGCAAACGACCAACAAACCCGACCGTGTCAGATGGTTTCAGGACCTGGGTTTCGGGATGTTCATTCACTGGAACGTGGATGTCTCGCTCGGGACGGTGATCAGCCATTCGCTCGCTGGGGCATCGGACGATTACGTGAGCCGGTACATCAGGGAATTGCCCACATTCTTTAACCCCAAAAAGTTCGACCCCGACGAATGGGCCACGCTGGCGCGGCTTGCAGGAATGAAATATGTCGTTTTCACGACCAAGCACCATGCAGGCTTCTGCATGTTCGACACGAAAACGACGGCCTTCAACGTCATGAACACCCCCTTCAAACGGGATGTGACGAAGGAGATCATTGAGGCATTCCGCAAGCAGGGCATCGCCATTGGACTGTATTTTTCGCCGGAAGACTTCCTGTTTTTCCACCAGAACGGCATCCCGCTCGGCCGCTTGCAGGACAAGCGCCAGTTCCCGACGAACAACCCCAGGCTAATGGAGTACGACAAGGCGCAGATCAGGGAACTTCTCACCAATTACGGTAAAATCGACATCATGTTCTTCGACGGTCCCGGCGATGGGCTGCGCGAGTACGCGTGGAGCCTGCAACCCGATCTCGTGATCACGCGCGACGCCATGAACACCCCCGAGCAAAACATCCCCGACAAAGCGTCGCCGCGCCCGTGGGAAGCCTGCTACACCATGGGCACCGACTGGCAATACAAACCCACCAACGACCCGCACAAATCGGGCACGGAGATCATCAACATGCTCATCGAGATCCGCGCCAAGGGCGGCAACTTCCTGCTGAACGTCGGCCCGAAACCGAACGGCGAAATCCAGATCGAGCAGGAGGCGCTCCTGCGTGAAATTGCCCTCTGGAACTTCGCGAACGGGGAGGCCATATACGCCGTAAAGCCATTGCCCGTCATCCGCGACAAAGACATCTGGTTCACGCAATCCAACGACGAAAAAGCCATTTACGCCTTCATCACCAAGAAGCGCGACGACGAATGGAAATACGGCCAACGCCGGGAGTTCCTCTTCCCGATGATCGAAGGCAATGCTTCGACCAAAGTCGAAGTCCTCGGTTACGGCAGCGAGCTGGTGGAATACGTCAACAATTTCGACGCCTCGATCCGCCACGCCCCTACTCCGCTCGGCCTGGCTGTGAGCGCCGTGAACGGTCAGCGGTTTTACACGAACCGTACGTGGCCTAATGCAGTGGTTTTGAAGATATCCAATGCGAAGTTCAGGGTTCAGGAGGAGAAGAAGACTTCGAAATCGGGGATTGACGGGGCGCAATAG
- a CDS encoding RNA-binding domain-containing protein, with amino-acid sequence MHLEFKEAKSSLPDGIFESICAMLNSEGGDILLGANDFGSILGVEANQVDKMIKDLVSLSNNSTKISPTFILFPRKYEINQKWIIHVQVPASSQVHKTSQIIFNRSGDGDFRVSEAPQIAEIFNRKRTHYTENTVYPLLRFEDFNAALFPKIRNLIRSNNPDHPWLALDDRQFLETAGLWRRDFLNGQEGYTLAAALLLGKDEVITQILPHYKIDALVRIHDLNRYDDRIYIQTNLVEAYEQLMNFVEKHLPDKFFLQRDQRISLRTAIFREVVANIIVHREYTNARPCTFVIGKSHVETENANNPHGEGMINPERFAPFPKNPVIAKFFIQLGRVDELGSGVLNVTRFTKPYVGRRKPEFMEGVTFRIKIPIPTNKSEGGDEGSSDGSVNAFPTGVENGLLNAPSNASVNGSLNNAIICNGKVIPSLLIETVDRLIESGISGKELVEQTNTNRIGLIQVVFTIVEKEGQKAQDIALKIQKSRATVERYIKNAKALNILRFVGSSKTGGYQTTEYFENRLAEGD; translated from the coding sequence CTGCACCTCGAATTTAAGGAAGCAAAGTCCTCACTACCTGACGGTATATTTGAATCAATTTGTGCTATGCTAAATAGTGAAGGCGGAGATATTTTACTTGGCGCGAACGATTTCGGCAGTATTTTAGGTGTTGAGGCTAATCAAGTAGATAAAATGATCAAGGATTTGGTCAGCCTATCAAATAATTCAACGAAAATCAGCCCGACTTTCATTCTATTCCCACGTAAATACGAGATAAATCAAAAATGGATTATTCATGTTCAGGTTCCTGCCAGCTCACAGGTTCACAAAACCTCTCAAATCATTTTCAACAGGAGCGGCGACGGAGACTTCAGGGTAAGCGAAGCACCGCAAATCGCTGAAATCTTCAATCGCAAACGGACACACTACACTGAAAACACGGTTTACCCGTTGCTTCGATTTGAAGATTTCAACGCGGCGTTGTTTCCTAAAATCAGAAATCTGATCCGCAGCAATAATCCTGACCACCCATGGCTCGCACTAGACGACCGGCAGTTCCTCGAAACCGCAGGACTCTGGCGGCGAGACTTCCTTAACGGTCAAGAAGGATATACCCTTGCAGCTGCCCTGCTACTGGGAAAGGATGAGGTTATCACACAAATTCTGCCTCACTATAAAATTGATGCTCTTGTTAGAATTCATGACTTAAACCGCTATGATGACAGAATATATATTCAGACAAATTTGGTTGAGGCGTATGAACAACTTATGAACTTTGTCGAGAAACACCTTCCGGATAAATTCTTTCTTCAAAGAGATCAACGAATCAGTCTTCGAACCGCCATTTTCCGCGAAGTGGTTGCTAACATTATCGTGCATAGGGAGTACACAAATGCTCGTCCTTGTACATTTGTAATTGGCAAAAGTCATGTCGAAACTGAGAATGCAAACAATCCTCACGGTGAAGGAATGATTAACCCCGAACGCTTTGCACCGTTCCCGAAAAATCCCGTGATCGCTAAGTTCTTCATTCAACTTGGTAGGGTAGACGAACTTGGATCTGGCGTACTGAACGTCACACGATTCACAAAACCGTATGTCGGAAGACGCAAGCCAGAATTTATGGAGGGTGTTACATTTCGAATCAAAATTCCCATTCCGACAAACAAGTCTGAGGGAGGAGACGAAGGATCATCAGACGGTAGCGTGAACGCATTCCCAACTGGTGTCGAAAATGGGCTGTTAAATGCCCCGTCAAATGCCTCTGTAAATGGTAGTTTAAATAATGCGATAATCTGTAACGGAAAGGTAATACCATCTCTGTTAATCGAAACTGTTGATCGATTGATAGAAAGTGGAATAAGCGGCAAAGAGCTTGTCGAGCAAACAAATACAAACAGAATCGGCCTAATTCAGGTTGTATTTACCATAGTGGAAAAAGAGGGGCAAAAGGCGCAGGATATAGCATTGAAAATTCAAAAGTCTAGGGCAACCGTCGAACGCTACATCAAAAATGCGAAAGCGCTCAACATTTTGAGATTCGTCGGATCGTCTAAAACCGGGGGATATCAAACAACTGAATACTTCGAGAACAGGCTTGCCGAAGGTGATTAA